DNA sequence from the Nesterenkonia lutea genome:
CGCAAAATCCATCCTCAAGCAAGGGCACGAGCCTCTTGACTCACGACGCCCCCACGCTCAACTGGGAAGAGCCCTTTTGCGCAGCACCGAGGCCTGAAATCCGAACTGCCTAGGCGTAATTTTGGGCTGTCGCTAAAAAGGTTGAACTGTGCCGGTAGAGGTCTGAGAGCTTTTCGATCTCGTGGAGATCTTCCGACTTGTCAGCATCGAAAGTACCGATTCGAAGTTTGGCGGCGTTATTGAAACGCAGACGGGCGATCGGCTTGCGGTTGTTGTCGTCGAGAATGATTGAGCAGTACGTCTTGTTGTCGCGCAGAACGACGCGTTCGGGGTCAAGTTCTTGGCTGAGGATCGCACGAATGATCATATGCCCCTGGATTTCTTCCGCTGTTGTCTCGATTCCTGAATCATCGAGAGGCTCTTCCGCTGCAGTTGGTTCATCCTGAGTTGCTTCGCGGACGTCACTAGTCCCGCCGGACGCGCCCAACGCTGCCTTCAGACGGTTGTTGGCCTGGTCGTTGAGGAAATGGGCGAATCCTTTCTCGACGAGCGGAGTCAAGTCCTCACGAACGCGCTGGGTCAGACGACCACTATAGATTTGGCCCAGTACGAGGCTGGCGAGATCCCAGCTGAGGGTTTTAGCTTCATTCGCAAAGAACCGCCTTGCAGCCGAGACGTACTTAAGTTCTTCGGCAGCGTTCAGCACGGAGTCCAAATCGAAGTTCGGCTTGGAGAGCTTATCGAGTTCGGCCAGGTTCGCCGTGTCGATGTCATCGAGGTTCAGTTCCAGGAACGGACGTTGGTCCATCTTGTTTGGTTCGTCGAGGTCGGTATAGAAACGGTACTCGACGCCGTTGGTGAGGACGGCGATCCGTGCAGTCGTCACATGGAAGTAACGGTACAGCTGGGAGGCGTTCTCGAGGGTGAGCGGTTCATTGAGCTTCTTACACTCGATGAGGATCGCGATTTCCTCATCCTTGATGATCGCGAAGTCGACTTTCTCGCCCTTCTTGAGACCAACGTCGGCGACGAACTCGGGGATCACCTCGTGCACATCAAAGACATCGAATCCAAGAACGCTCTGAATGAACGGCATGATTAGAGTAGTCTTCGTCGCTTCTTCTGTCTCGATAAGCGCACGAGACTGTTGCAGCTTCCGAGCGATAATGGACAGCTTGCCCTCAATGTCAGACATTTGTACGTCCCTCAATTGGATTTAACTGGTTGGGCAAATATCTCATATCGTCCTGCCTCCGGGAAGCATGGGCACGAGTGTTGCCAGTTTTTCTTCCTGTCTGCACAGGGAAGACCTCTCCGGGAGAAGTGACGCGAACCCCTACGTCGTCCACCTATTTTTTGGATGCCTCATGGGGGGCTCGTCGACAATCTGGACCGACTCTGACTCAGGTGTCACTAGACCCTTGACTACGGTGTACGCCAAGGCGGGACCCGCCGCCAATGCGGCGACAGCAGAAGACCAAGCTGCGTTATTTTTGCCTGCAGAGGCCCGCAGACTGCTACTTGGCTTCACGGGCCCTCGCAAGGGGTCGGAAGCTCTTCCGCCGCTTTACCTGCTCCTGCGTGGTCTACCGGGTCGACGTCGGGGCCGGTAAAGCACGAAAGCCAAGGTAAAACGCTGGGGCGGGGGAACCAAGAGACCCCCATCTGACAAGACTGCTTGTCGGATGGGGGTCATATGGCGGTGACGGTGGTGTTGAGTCTCAATACATATTCAAGGGATGTCTCAATACATCGGAAAGGTTCCGGTGGCCGATCATGATTGATGACCAAGCGCAAGCAGATCATCACAGCGGTCAACAGAGGCACGATGTCTCAAGCCCAGGCTGCACGGGCCTACGGGGTCTCGGAATCGATGGTTTCCAAACTCTTGAGACAGTGGGCCCGAGAAGGCGAGGCGGCGTTCTACACCAAGACCCGCAGACCCCATTCACACCCTGCCGCGACGGGCCAGGAGGTCATCACCGAGATCACCCGACTGCGGACTGAGCTGGTGGCCCAGGGCCTGGACGCAGGCCCGGCCACGATCAGAGATCACCTGCGCAAGAACCTCTCCGAGAATCAGACCCCGTCCCGGGCGAGCATCGCGCGGATCCTGAACCGGCAGAACCTGGTGGCACCCGCGCCGAAGAAACGACCGAAATCCTCGCTGCTCAGATTCGAAGCAGAACTGCCTAACGGGTGCTGGCAATCAGATGTCACCAAGATCGTCCTTGCCGACGGGAAGATCGCCGAGGTGATCACCTGGCTCGATGACTACTCCAGAATGGTGGTGCATCTGCAGGCACATCTGCGGGTCACGGTGGACACTGTGATCTCCTCCTTCACCGTCGCCGCAGGTCAGCACGGGATTCCAGCGGCCACACTGACCGATAACGGGCTGGTCTACACCACCCGGTTCCGGGGCGGGCCCAACCGGTTCGAGAAGCTGCTGCGCACCCACGACGTGATCCAGCGCAACGGTCGAGGCAATCATCCCCAGACCCAGGGCAAGGTCGAACGATTCCAACAGACGATGAAGAAATGGATCACTGCCCGCCCCGCGGCGGCCAGCATCACTGAGCTGAACCAGCTGCTGGGGGACTTCACCAGGATCTATAACACCGAGCGGATCCACTCAGCACGCCGCGCAACCCCTTATGCGGCCTATATCGGTCGGCCCAAAGACTCTCCGGCACCGCTGCCCGAAGACACCACGAGGTACCTACAAGATCGGGTGGATAAGTTCGGCAAGCTCAGCATCCGCTACGACGGGCGGATGCGACATATCGGGATCGGGCGAACCCACGCGGGAACCCCCGTGGTGAAGATCATCAAAGATCGCCATGTGATCATCGCGGACAAACGCACCGGAGAGGTCTTGAGG
Encoded proteins:
- a CDS encoding type I restriction endonuclease, whose product is MSDIEGKLSIIARKLQQSRALIETEEATKTTLIMPFIQSVLGFDVFDVHEVIPEFVADVGLKKGEKVDFAIIKDEEIAILIECKKLNEPLTLENASQLYRYFHVTTARIAVLTNGVEYRFYTDLDEPNKMDQRPFLELNLDDIDTANLAELDKLSKPNFDLDSVLNAAEELKYVSAARRFFANEAKTLSWDLASLVLGQIYSGRLTQRVREDLTPLVEKGFAHFLNDQANNRLKAALGASGGTSDVREATQDEPTAAEEPLDDSGIETTAEEIQGHMIIRAILSQELDPERVVLRDNKTYCSIILDDNNRKPIARLRFNNAAKLRIGTFDADKSEDLHEIEKLSDLYRHSSTFLATAQNYA
- a CDS encoding DDE-type integrase/transposase/recombinase, producing the protein MTKRKQIITAVNRGTMSQAQAARAYGVSESMVSKLLRQWAREGEAAFYTKTRRPHSHPAATGQEVITEITRLRTELVAQGLDAGPATIRDHLRKNLSENQTPSRASIARILNRQNLVAPAPKKRPKSSLLRFEAELPNGCWQSDVTKIVLADGKIAEVITWLDDYSRMVVHLQAHLRVTVDTVISSFTVAAGQHGIPAATLTDNGLVYTTRFRGGPNRFEKLLRTHDVIQRNGRGNHPQTQGKVERFQQTMKKWITARPAAASITELNQLLGDFTRIYNTERIHSARRATPYAAYIGRPKDSPAPLPEDTTRYLQDRVDKFGKLSIRYDGRMRHIGIGRTHAGTPVVKIIKDRHVIIADKRTGEVLRELILDPTRDYQPRGSGQEERP